Proteins encoded in a region of the Solanum dulcamara chromosome 9, daSolDulc1.2, whole genome shotgun sequence genome:
- the LOC129903968 gene encoding uncharacterized protein LOC129903968, with protein MFKQIVLIVGSWTHKKIVDPLLQILRRGVEPKQLAFSGALGVTLGLFPICGVAVFLCGLAIAVLGSLCHAPTVLLVNFVVTPIELSLVIPFLRLGEYVSGGPHFALTSDALKKVLTGNASWEVLLSIYHALLGWLVAVPFILAGVYILFLPCFTILVCKFSSLPPSTITSVPSSPKRAVPPRPKNFVQTPYKSQGLSEGCLMDIEINVFLNGK; from the exons ATGTTCAAACAAATAGTATTGATAGTGGGTTCTTGGACTCACAAGAAGATCGTCGATCctcttctccaaatcctccGCAG GGGTGTAGAGCCAAAACAGTTGGCATTCTCTGGGGCTCTTGGTGTTACTTTGGGTCTCTTTCCCATCTGCG GGGTTGCTGTATTTCTATGTGGGTTAGCTATTGCAGTACTTGGATCCTTGTGTCATGCACCAACTGTGTTGTTGGTCAACTTCGTTGTTACTCCCATTGAGCTGAG TTTGGTGATTCCTTTCCTACGTTTAGGTGAATATGTGAGTGGTGGACCTCATTTTGCTTTGACCTCAGATGCATTAAAGAAGGTCTTGACTGGTAATGCTTCGTGGGAAGTCTTGCTGAGCATTTACCATGCG TTGTTGGGCTGGCTTGTTGCTGTACCATTCATCCTGGCAGGGGTTTATATATTGTTTTTGCCATGTTTTACAATCTTGGTTTGTAAATTCAGTAGCCTTCCACCAAGCACAATCACTAGTGTTCCTTCAAGCCCCAAGAGAGCTGTTCCTCCACGCCCAAAAAACTTTGTTCAAACCCCTTACAAAAGTCAGGGTTTAAGTGAGGGATGTTTAATGGACATTGAAATCAATGTATTCTTAAATGGTAAATGA